Sequence from the Thermocaproicibacter melissae genome:
GGTTGCCATGTTCAACAGCATCATACCGCATTTCGCCAAAAAATGCAAAGCAATTCAAGCATCGGTAATGCCGTCCTCGCCCGGTTTTTTCATAAAAACGTATTCATAAGACCGGCAAAGGCCAAGTTTCTGCCTTTCATTGTACCCCGTTCGGAATCAAAAAGCAAAAAGGCTCTGCGCAACAAAATCTGTTACGCAGAGTCCGCAGTTTGGAGGGGCCGTTTACTTCATAATGCTGTTTAGAAGTCCACCCTTGGCGATGATATTCTGAAGGAACGGCGGATACGGCTGGGCCTGATACGTTTTGCCCGTCGTTTCATCTCTAATTGTGCCGGTGTCGAAGTCGATGGAAACTTCATCGCCGTCCGCGATTTCCTTCGCCGCAGCCTCACATTCGAGAATCGGTAGACCGATGTTGATGGAGTTGCGGAAAAAGATGCGTGCGAAGGAGCAGGCAATCACGCAGGAAACGCCGCTCGCCTTGATGGCGATGGGAGCGTGCTCGCGTGAGGAGCCGCAGCCGAAATTTTTGCCGGCAACAATGATGTCGCCCTTTTTCACGTTCTTGACAAAATCCTTGTCAAGATCCTCCATGCAGTGCGCCGCCAACTCCTCATGGGACGAAGTGTTGAGGTAGCGCGCCGGGATAATGACGTCGGTATTCACGTTGTCGCCGTAGCGGTGAACAAAGCCGTGTGCATTCATTGTCCGTTCCTCCCTTCCAGTTCCGCCGGGTCGGTCAGGCAGCCGGTAACGGCGCTTGCCGCCGCGACCGCCGGACTTGCAAGATAAACCTCCGAGTCCACATGGCCCATGCGGCCGACAAAGTTGCGGTTCGTCGTAGAGACAGCGCGCTCGCCCTGCGCGAGGACGCCCATGTGCCCGCCGAGGCAAGGTCCGCAAGTCGGCGTGCTGAACACTGCACCGGCTTCGACGAATATTTCCGCCAAGCCTTCGCGGATGCAATCGAGGTAAACCTGCTGGGTAGCCGGGATGATGATGCAGCGCACGCCGTCGGCCACTTTGCGGCCTCGAAGCACTTCCGCTGCGACACGCATATCTTCGATTCTGCCGTTCGTGCAGGAGCCGATGACGCTCTGGTCGATTTTCACGCCCTTTGCCTCGTCAATGGTCTTTGTGTTAGAAGGCAGATGCGGGAACGCCACAACGGGGCGCAGCGCCGAAAGGTCAATGGTGACGGTTTCGTCGTATTCCGCGTCATCGTCCGCTGTATACACGACAGGCTCTCTCTGGAAGCGGCCTTTTACGTATGCTTCGGTAATTTCGTCCACGGGGAAGATGCCGTTCTTCGCGCCGGCCTCAATCGCCATGTTGGCAATGGTAAGGCGGTCGGCCATGCCGAGGAATTTCAACCCGTCGCCGGTGAATTCGAGCGAGCGGTACAGTGCGCCGTCGACGCCGATTTTCCCAATCAAGTGCAGAATCACGTCCTTGCCGCTGACCCACTTCTGCGGCTTTCCCGTGAGCACAACCCGAATGGCGGACGGCACTTTGAACCACGCCTTGCCGGTAAACATGCCCGCGGCCATATCCGTCGAGCCGACGCCGGTGGAAAACGCGCCGAGCGCGCCGTAGGTGCAGGTGTGCGAATCCGCGCCGATGACGCAATCGCCCGGCCCGACAAGCCCCTGCTCCGGCAGAAGGGCGTGCTCAATGCCCATGCGGCCTACGTCAAAGAAGTTTTTAATGTCGTACTTGCGGGCAAACGTCCTTGTTTTTAGGCACTGCTGGGCCGATTTAATGTCCTTGTTCGGCGTGAAATGGTCCATCACGAGCGCAATTCGTTCGCGGTCAAAGACGGAATCCGCGCCGCATTTCTCAAACTCGTTGATTGCCACGGGCGACGTAATGTCGTTGCCAAGCACTAGGTCAAGCTTTGCCTCAATTAGCTGCCCAGCCTTTACCTCCGGCAGTCCCGCGTGCGCGGCGAGAATTTTCTGCGTCATTGTCATACCCATTGCCGTATCCCCCTTCCCCGCCCGTAAGAGGACGGTATTGTTTCCACTATTTTCCATAATAGTTTGTGTTGCGTCTATTATGGCACAGGTCTTGCGGAAAGAATGTAACAAATGATACAATTCTAGAAAAAAGAAAGGCGGTGGCGAAATGGCGGGTGCGGAAGCGAACGAATGGGCAATTCTCGAAAAGTCCCATCCCCCAAAAATTTTTGAAAAGGGCGAAATGATTTACTGGCAGGGCAGCCACGCCGAAGAATTCTATTACCTGAAAAGCGGCAGGGTACGGATTTTTCTGTGCTCGGAAAACGGCTCGGAAAAGACGCTTTCCGTCACAAAGCCGGGGCGTATTTTCGGGGAGGCCGCATTTTTCGACGGCCTGCCGCGCGTTTCCTCCGCGCGGGCGGTTACGCGCTCCGAGGTCGTCCCAATTACGCGCCGAAGACTGATGGAATGTATTCGGCAGGAGCCGCAGCTTGCCGTGAGCCTGTTCGCCTATCTGGCACAGACCATCCGAATGCTTTCGGCTCAGCTTGACACCGTCGCGTTCCAGAACGCCGATGAGCGCATTGCGCGGCTTCTGCTTCAGCTTTCGGCGGAAAGTAAGGTCGTTTCCGCCACGCATGAGGACCTCGCGGCGCTCGCCGGTGTCTCGCGGGTGACGGTCAGCCGCATTCTCAGCGATTTCTGCTGGCGCGGGTGGATTCAGACGCATTACCGTGAAATCCGCGTAATCGACATAGATGCTCTGCGGCGATTTCTCAACGCGGATTAACTGCACAGCAAAAAAGAGGGCTCCTGAGGAGCCCCCCTTTTTTATTCCAAGATTTGTCACGAAGGGAAATCATTCTGATTCGATTCCGCTTAATGGCATAAGTGACTTTTCCGCGCCGGAACACGACGAAATCGTCCCCCTTCGTAAGCAGTTCCCTCAGTTTCGTGTCACGAACTTCCAAAGGGTCCAAAATCTCATCTGCTTCCAGCGTGCTCAATACACCGTACTGCACCGTGTACATTACTAATTGCCTCCCAATGGAACAATTAGTCTTCAAACACGGCGCCGCGGGAACCGGAGGTGACGAGCTTCGCGTAGCGCTTGAGGTATCCGGTTAGCTCTTTTTCCGGAGCCTTCCAAGTGGCACGGCGCTTTGCAATCTCTGCCTCGTCAACGCGCAGGGTCAGCGTGCGGTTCGTAATGTCTACATCAATGATGTCGCCGTCCTGCACAAGTGCGATTAAGCCGCCTGCTGCCGCTTCCGGCGATACATGGCCGATGGCCGCGCCGCGCGTTGCACCGGAAAAACGTCCGTCCGTAATCAGTGCCACGCTCGAGCCGAGGCCCATGCCGGTGAGCGACGAGGTCGGGGCAAGCATCTCGCGCATGCCCGGGCCGCCCTTCGGGCCTTCGTAGCGGATGACAACGACGTCACCCTCTTTGATTTTGCCGCCTTGAATCGCCGCAACGGCGTCCTCCTCGCTGTCAAAGCAGCGGGCGGGGCCGACGTGGTGCATCATTTCGGGTGCAACGGCGCCCTGCTTCACGACGGAGCCCTCCGGCGCAAGGTTGCCCTTCAAGATTGCAATACCGCCGTCCTGACGGTAGGGGTTTTCGATTTTATGGATAACCGTGCCGTCGGCATCAGGCGCTTTTTCCAAACGCTCGCGCACCGTTCCGTCCACGGTGGGGATATCCAGATGAATCAGGTCTTTGCGGGAAAGTTCCTTCATCACGGCAGGAATACCGCCGACTTTGTCGAGGTCGGTGATGAAGATTTTGCCTGCCGGATTCAGCTTGCAAATCTGCGGGGTGGTGCGGCTCACCGCGTCAATGACGTCGATGTCGAGCGGCACGCCGATTTCATGAGCAATTGCGGTTAGATGCAGCACCGTGTTGGTGGAGCAGCCAAGCGCCATTTCGCTGCGCAGCGCATTGAGGAACGCCTCTTTTGTGAGAATATCGCTCGGCCTCCTGCCCTCTTTCAACAGCTTGACGACCGTTTCGCCCGCCTGCTTTGCCAAGCGGATGCGCTTGGAATAAACTGCCGGAATGGTTCCGTTGCCCGGAAGGGCTAAGCCGATTGCTTCCGTCAGGCAGTTCATCGAGTTTGCGGTATACATGCCGGAGCAGCTGCCGCAGCCCGGGCAAGCGGCTTCTTCCATTTCGCGGAGGTCCTCGTCAGACAATTTTCCGGCCGCGTGGCTGCCGACGGCTTCCGACATTTCGGAGAAGCCGATTCGCTCGCCGCGGAACTCGCCGGGGAGCATCGGTCCGCCGCTGACAAAAACGCTCGGCAGATTCAAGCGGCAGGCCGCCATGAGCATGCCCGGAACGATTTTGTCGCAGTTCGGAATGAACACTGCCGCGTCCAGAGGATGTGCCGTCAGCATGACTTCAATGGAGTCTGCAATCAGTTCGCGGGAGCAAAGCGAATACTTCATCCCCTTATGGTTCATGGCAATGCCGTCGCAGACGCCGATGGTCTGGAATTCAAACGGAACACCGCCTGCGTAGCGGATGCCGGCCTTTACGGCTTCGCTGATTTCGCGCAGATGTTTATGGCCGGGTATGTAGTCGCTTGCCGAACACACAACCGCCACGAACGGGCGCTTGATTTCGCTGTCTGTAAGGCCCAATGCACGAAGAAGAGCGCGCTGCGGGGCGCGGTTTGCGCCTTCCTTGATCTGATCGCTTCTCATGGTAAAACCTCCGCTCGTCTATGAAATAATTTTTTTCAGAAGTTCCATTGAGGCATTATAGTAATCATCGGCTTTTCCATCAATCGCTGTGCCTTTGTAGCGGCGAATGGAAATGCTGCAGTCGGACATTATCTCCGACAGCTTCATCTTCACGCTGGTAGTGCCCGCTTCCAGAGTAACGTCAACATTAGCCAGTTTGGGGCATTTAGCAATCGGTACGCGCATGTTATCATAATCGGTCGCTGTTTCGGAAGGATTGCTTCCGTCTAAATAAGAGAAGATTCTGTTGGTTTTCTCTTGCTGCATAAAATTAGCGTTGTCGGAAATCAGAATCATGCTGGTGCCCACGCTCATATCGGAGATCCATTTTGCCTGATACGCCTGCAGCATCTGGATGTTCTGCTGCTGTTGGGCTAAGTCGGAAGAAGGCGAGATGTTTGTTGCTGTCTTTGCGGATTCTTCGCCCGGCAGCACGAATTGCGAAACCTGAACAACGACCTTTCCATCTCCGTTCAAGTCTTTGCCGTATTTCTCCATTTCCGTGCAAATTGTGTCCAGTACAGAATCCGGATATGTCTTCTCCGTCAACAAGCCGACTGTGTAGTCCGCCTTTTCCGACGTGACGGAAGTAACAATGGACCATACAACCACAACAGCTACAAACAGTCCGAAGATAATTTTCCACTTATTGTAATACCAAAAATTCTCCCATTTCCCGTGCGGAGTCTTGTTAGCCTGTTCTGCCTTTTTTTCCGCCTCTGGATCATGTATGGTATCCTCACCAGCATGAAGGAGATAACGCTCTCGCGCCACGATATCACTTCCTTGTTTGAATCTTCGTTCTTTATCGCTGCAAATTGTTGATGTAAATTGTTATAGCTAATTTAATCTTATCACAATGAACCTTGCGGAACAATCCCAAATTTACACACCGGCATGAGTTCTCT
This genomic interval carries:
- the leuD gene encoding 3-isopropylmalate dehydratase small subunit, which produces MNAHGFVHRYGDNVNTDVIIPARYLNTSSHEELAAHCMEDLDKDFVKNVKKGDIIVAGKNFGCGSSREHAPIAIKASGVSCVIACSFARIFFRNSINIGLPILECEAAAKEIADGDEVSIDFDTGTIRDETTGKTYQAQPYPPFLQNIIAKGGLLNSIMK
- the leuC gene encoding 3-isopropylmalate dehydratase large subunit, whose protein sequence is MGMTMTQKILAAHAGLPEVKAGQLIEAKLDLVLGNDITSPVAINEFEKCGADSVFDRERIALVMDHFTPNKDIKSAQQCLKTRTFARKYDIKNFFDVGRMGIEHALLPEQGLVGPGDCVIGADSHTCTYGALGAFSTGVGSTDMAAGMFTGKAWFKVPSAIRVVLTGKPQKWVSGKDVILHLIGKIGVDGALYRSLEFTGDGLKFLGMADRLTIANMAIEAGAKNGIFPVDEITEAYVKGRFQREPVVYTADDDAEYDETVTIDLSALRPVVAFPHLPSNTKTIDEAKGVKIDQSVIGSCTNGRIEDMRVAAEVLRGRKVADGVRCIIIPATQQVYLDCIREGLAEIFVEAGAVFSTPTCGPCLGGHMGVLAQGERAVSTTNRNFVGRMGHVDSEVYLASPAVAAASAVTGCLTDPAELEGRNGQ
- a CDS encoding Crp/Fnr family transcriptional regulator: MAGAEANEWAILEKSHPPKIFEKGEMIYWQGSHAEEFYYLKSGRVRIFLCSENGSEKTLSVTKPGRIFGEAAFFDGLPRVSSARAVTRSEVVPITRRRLMECIRQEPQLAVSLFAYLAQTIRMLSAQLDTVAFQNADERIARLLLQLSAESKVVSATHEDLAALAGVSRVTVSRILSDFCWRGWIQTHYREIRVIDIDALRRFLNAD
- the ilvD gene encoding dihydroxy-acid dehydratase; its protein translation is MRSDQIKEGANRAPQRALLRALGLTDSEIKRPFVAVVCSASDYIPGHKHLREISEAVKAGIRYAGGVPFEFQTIGVCDGIAMNHKGMKYSLCSRELIADSIEVMLTAHPLDAAVFIPNCDKIVPGMLMAACRLNLPSVFVSGGPMLPGEFRGERIGFSEMSEAVGSHAAGKLSDEDLREMEEAACPGCGSCSGMYTANSMNCLTEAIGLALPGNGTIPAVYSKRIRLAKQAGETVVKLLKEGRRPSDILTKEAFLNALRSEMALGCSTNTVLHLTAIAHEIGVPLDIDVIDAVSRTTPQICKLNPAGKIFITDLDKVGGIPAVMKELSRKDLIHLDIPTVDGTVRERLEKAPDADGTVIHKIENPYRQDGGIAILKGNLAPEGSVVKQGAVAPEMMHHVGPARCFDSEEDAVAAIQGGKIKEGDVVVIRYEGPKGGPGMREMLAPTSSLTGMGLGSSVALITDGRFSGATRGAAIGHVSPEAAAGGLIALVQDGDIIDVDITNRTLTLRVDEAEIAKRRATWKAPEKELTGYLKRYAKLVTSGSRGAVFED